The Topomyia yanbarensis strain Yona2022 chromosome 3, ASM3024719v1, whole genome shotgun sequence nucleotide sequence CGGAGGCATCCGAAAATATGTGACGTTGAATTCAACCACGAATAGAAAATATACATCGTGGAATTCAGATGACTTCAAGTAGAGATAGAGCCTTCTTTATTGCTTTCCATTCAAATTCGACGGTGAGTCATCCCATACAACATCGAAGAGGCAAAGTTGTTGGTAGAGAATTTTTATCTTGACCGTTTCAGGAGACCTGCCCAATGGATCAAGTAGTCTAGCTGAATCTGCAATCATCTGGCGCTTTGTGTTGACCTTGAACCATACTCGTCCTCGGAAGGGTACCGGTTGATTTCTAGTGCCTTAGCTGCATTGATGTTATTCAACATTTTCACCGGAACATGTTCATCTTGGGTCTGATTGCTAGTTGGCACTATATTCGTGATGTTGATAAACTGACAGAAAATCATCTACATAAAAATCGAGATTGACGGATTCTGCTTTTGGAAGTACACCGCATTAAACCGCTTTGCTGCTTCTTTCATGTACTCTATTATCGATTAAGGGACCGTCTTTGTGTCATATATCATAGTACATAGTTGGTAGTGCTTCATTCATTGATTccgagtttttttgaaaaaggatACGTTGGAAGTCCTTAAGCGGTGGTGCCTTGCAAATCTCCTCATGCTCCAAAATTTTTGCGATGTGCGTTGTTTTCAAATCCATCTCAATATGCAGCATGATTGTGGCGTCGTAGCTGCGCTTCATCTGCACCTAGGATGAGGTCTATTGTGCCTGGATGATTGAATTCCGTATCAGCCAATTCACCGAGATCGTCCAGCAGCTTAATGTTTTCGGAGTTGAACCGCTGAGATGGGATTACGGTGGTTAGTTTTCCGAGAACGTAAACCACAAGTTGGGTCCTCGGAATCAACAACTTCCTGGGAACAATTTGCTCGCGTATCCTCATCAAGTTTCTCCAGAATACTATGATTTGAGTGTTGCGAAACGAACGAGCAGCACAACAAGCCCATTTGTTTGTGGATGTGTACGAACTGCATGCCTAGCGTTTTTCTTCGGTCACGCAAAATCTCGAGCGAGAACAGCATCGCTGGATTAATCAGCCATAATCTCTCATCTCCTAATGCATCTAACTGGTGAATAATCTCATCTGAAGTTGTTACCAGCTTGGTCAATGATTTAAAAGTAGCTTGTTCTGTTGGATATTAAGCTATGAAATCACAGTGTCGTAGTGGCTGAGTGAGATGCTCCATGCATTTGGATAATTTGCACCaggattatttttatttattgactaATCTCTTTACGTCTCCCTCGAGTTAGGAAAAAAGGTACTGCATTTCCAATGCATCCGAAATATGATTTCGATTATAAATCGTTGAaacgtaaatatttttaaaatatatgtCTTTGGTAATATACTGAAGCACAGCTCTTCCCGTACGTTATGCATGAATGCGATAGCTTCAATATTTCCCTTTTTCTTCTCGATACATCCTTGTATCTGCCAGAAAATAATCAGCTCCTTTAGTTGGTCCAGTTCTTAACCTCATTTACGGACGGACGTCGTTCTTGAACAGCGTTTGTGACTATAAGCTCAGTAGGGTTTGAAAACTACAAAAGAAATATACGGCGCTCGACAAGCGTAACAACGATGCCGAAACACTAGGCGACTGGTTTTTGAAATCTGGCAATCTCGTACATTCCTGATCAATTTGGTTTTTGATTATAAtcatttctattctattttttcGTAGCTACTCATTCGTGTATTTGATATGGAACTGCCATCAGACCGCGGTGAATTTGGAGCGGAGTTCAGTCCGTCGTCCACTtgggtttgtttgttttatagTTGCGGTCATAGAAAAGCTGGTTTCGTTGCGAACTGGTGTTAGGAATCCTTCTAGTATTGACGTTAGGTCAAAGACGTCGGAATTGTCGTCGGTTCTTACATGTGTAGCTAACATATCTGTAATTGCTCTTGTAGCTCGAACATATGTTTATTGCCTCACAATGAAGTTAGGCAATAAACATATGTTCAAGCCCCAACTAGAAAGGACTAGCCACGCCAATGTTTTTATGGTTGGACTCATCATCGACTCCGTCGAAAcaacaatcaatattttgcaataGGATTACAGTACCACGTTAAAGGAAACAAAACATCGAGTGCTCAATTTGTTTCGAAGAAAACTACTAGGTACTCGTATGTTTCTTAGTCTTCCTATATAAAGTCATAACAACCCTTAACCGATAATGCTCACCGCATAATTATGATACAGATCGAGAAAAATCGGCAACTCCTTGCATATGCATTGAATCTTAGTGAAAATGATCGTCAACGAATTTTGGTAAGCTCCCTGTACGCAACCAATTAACTCCTCCAGTATTTCGATGACCTTCAGCTTGACATGCTCTTCCTGATAAACGGATTGAAAATTTTGGTGTGAGATCAACATTTTGTACCTGAAAAcaaagaatattaaaaaatatacatATGCTAATGTCAACCATCATACTTCTCCTCGATCGGCGCCAGAATCTTTCCCAGGTACTCGGCCCGCATCGCTTCACTCTCGACGCTGGAGGCAACCATCACAAAACCCTTCAGTAATTTACGTTTAGCCGTCGCTGGAAGATCGACGCTTTTCAAATCACAGATCGAACGGAAAAATTCCGAATTGAAGATAGCCCTGCAGCGATCCTTTCGCTTCAGCAGCACCAGGAACAGCTCGCAAGTTTCCTCGACGACGGACTGCTCGGCTCGGAGGAACTGTGCGTTCAAGCAGATCTTGTTCAGCAGATAATTTATAACCCACACTGAACCCGGCGTTCCCGTTCCGAATGCTTGCCGAAATATTGTACTCACGTACTCTTCATTAACCGGCATTAGATACGCATCGGACCATCTCCGTAGGAACCAAACCAAGGTGGAACTCAGTTCGGGACTGAGAAACTGATACATGCGAACCTCAATGGCACTCTTTTCCAACTCACACAACCGAAAGCCGGCTGCGATCAGCCGAATCACCGGATCCGCATTTATCACCGCATTTGGAATCTCCTGGATGTCCTGGCTAGGCGATGCCAGCAACTTCAAACTATTAGTAACGTCCGTCACACCGTTAGCAATTTGTTGCGTGCATAGCTGCAGAATTTCGCCTGGAATCATTGCTGATTCACCGTCCGCTTCCAGTGCCAACACATGACCAGTGACCAACAAAATCCAATGTATGTCTTCGAATAAGTTTACCATAGTCTTGGAACTGGAGGCGCTCATTGTCTTTGTCGAATGCAACAAGTGCAGCTGCGTTCCCAAGTTTCTCGTACGATCTTCCAACAGTTTGGACAGCAGCGACAGCGAATGTGTCAGAATCTCTCGCCCAAAGTAACCGATTATTATCAATTGCTCCTTAAAACGCTCCCGATCAGATTCCTCAAAATCTGCAATCTCATCTATCGATTCGTAATCCCGACCGACACCGCGCATTCCATCCGGAGCCGCCAAATGGTACTGaatatatttttcaaacatttgcGTAATAAACGGTACCATAACTTCCGCCGGATAGTTCTCCTTATCATTCAACACGTACAGCCAAATTTCCAGTAAATTTCCTAGCGCATCAATGTAAACTGTTTCATCGGGAGTCATCTAAAATGATAGGAAAATAATTAGGTTAACTTTAATAGTTGAACATTGTATCGAAACATACAGCCTCCTCCATTGCGGCCAACTCGATGAACTTTAAAGTCATAGCGAGAGTTTGCTGCATAAACGCATCGCAGAGAGAATTCGGAAGATCTTTGATCTGTGCACGGGGAAGCAGCTGCAGCAACTTACGTAGAATCAGGGAAAAACTGTATGCCTCTTTCTCTTTGATTTCAATGCTGGAATAAAAATTGTGACATTAGAAAAAGTAACTAATTTGGATAGGGCAGCAAATAACTTACGTATTCAACATCGAAAGAAAATGAGTCAGATAGTTCGTCAAATAGGTTATACTTTCTTCTTTGTTATCTGTTATGATTGGCCCTTTCAAGGTGGACAGCTGGAGGATACAAATTAGTGCTTTCGGTTGTAGGTCTTCATTATCACGAATCTTCCAGTAGATGTAGAAAAATATCTCCAACAATTTTGGTTCGAAAACCACATTCTTCCACTGGGCATGTAGCCTCAGAGGGGGTGCATGCAGTGCTTTCGTAACAGTTTCCGATGTGTCAATAATTTTCTTCGACAAGGACGGTTGCAGGAAGCGTACAATTTGTAGCTTAGGCAGCAAAAAACCCCATGCCAGGATTGTTTCCATAACGGAAAGCATTTGCTTGAAAAGATACAAATGCATAGAGTGACTGGCATCGAAAACTTTGATGAGTTGCTCCATGGCTTGCAACGTCATGACAAAGACCTTCAGCAGGTCCGAGACTTCGAATTGTTTCTTCGCTCGGAAGTGTTCATGCGTCGTTAGACCGGTATCATCCGAGCGCACGATGTTGCAATACTCCTCCAAAATGGCCAGCGTAATACTGCAACTCAGAATCTGTTGTTTGATATCACCAGAAGTCAGCATCTTTTTTGTTTCCTCTATTATTTGACCCCGTTCCACTCCCAAATCTTCCAGGCTCGCTCGTTTGATCATGATCGCTACCACCTGGAGCAGTTTGTCCCTTATGAATACTGGAATGTCCCGCTGGATGATGTAGTTCAGCAAATATTGCCGAAGTGACGCCTTGTCCCGATCTGGAATGGACATCCATTCGGCGACTACGGCTTTCTTGAGGACGTCTGCTGCCTCGAAAAGCACTAGATCTACGACGGATTTTTCCAAGATTGTCTGGCACAGGACGTACGGGGACTTCGTTCTGCGAAAGTTCATGAATATGGCTTCGGACTGCTGGCGCTGCTCTCTGGAGACTACCGTCGGCGGAGCCTAAAGGGAAAGAGAAAAAATAGAATAAACGATATTGGAAATAGTGTATGTGCGCGGGTCTTGAGTCCGTGGGATTTGTTGAAAACAGCACTAAGAATCTGTAGACCAAATCCGTGGTTTTAAAAAAAGATTTGGAGTTGACTTTCTAATTTTGGTAATGTCCAACGAAAAACCGATCGATATATTAActgccgctatacgcataactgtcccatatgctatgggatttcctatataCGGGACCATTACTTATGCGTAGAACTGCAGTTAATGATTGAAACGAAACTTGAATATGTAGTCACATGGTCTTTTCCGCCTTTCACATacggaaaggttatacaatggATCGGAATTTGGACTTCTTAACCGAGGCCGCAGGGTCGAGTCTTTTATACAATTCGACGGAAAAAGTCtgcatatgattttttttaataaaactaaaaaaaccaGAAAATCCAGGAAAAAATCTACAAAACCctaatgtctcagggaacgggtttgggctgccaccatccaacccgctaaaaaccactgctcttgcccagaacatgattcctccccggcagtACCTTACGACATAGTGGCGAAAAAATCTTCCATTTTTCGAACTTTTCTGAAACAACTCAAAAAAATGTCTGctcgcaaataattttttttctgaacgaaagaaaattctggaaaaaatttggaataagacggaagtaacattgagagcctttctctttcgattattacgacgttACTGTGATAATCTGCACTACTTTTCCAGTACATGTCGAAAGCCgaaggtttttactagaatattatgcaaagatgTGAATAGTAAAACTGAATTTCTCATTGTTACTAACGTCCTAATCCAAATTTTATCCAGAGCTTTTTTCCATGGCCTACTTTTACTAGTGACCCGTTTTTTCGTTCTTCCCGTTACTTTTTCACTCTCATTTTTTCTCGCATTCTCATTTCATATGTACTCTCTCATTGAAACACTCAGAAAAGTACCATTTACGAATAATTGGTCTCTCGTCTCGCTTATCAAGTCGAGGGGTTACCAATCGACTGAATTCAATCACTCACCAAATACATAGTCAATTTTGGGAGAGAAATACACAGACGGTccatttctgcatggcagtcggagaACTAGCTGTGAGCcgagacttagtgctcttccccccgacgacggagaattccccggttAGAGAAGTCCTCTTGAAACCGAGCCAAGCAACAAGGTGTCGAGGTAAGTTCGatgattccggtggagcagggcgtccggtttgctggtgCCCTGACGACCCGCGAcaggtggtgtctcgtcgcggtatgtttagtccccggcggtgaatctagcttaggCCGACGGAGCTcatcggcggtgaatctagcttacgctgacggagttccccggcgaaggaagttctccTGATAACAAttattctttgattttagtattacaacttcttgagcccatTGGCTCCctgtccggtgccatttagcaccgcaacccCCTTAAGTTGTTTGGTTCCCCCCTGGTTCCATTTCGCCCCATttccccgatgagccattcagatcccaattttagtaaaatcttgttcgcgaactatttGGTCTAGTCTCCGACAATGGatttagcctactccgacggaaaaTTCTCCAGCGAGagaggttctcccgaaaccgagcgttagagtgctcccgataccgatgttgatttagctccccgcttcgtcccaaTCTACTCCatctggtccccggcggtgcacctagcctactcaacgggccaaccAGTAGGTGCTGGGGTCAATTCAGCGGTGGAGCGCAGCTTCCGGCttactggcgccccaacgacccactgctagctattcggcGCTGTCCAATCcctggcggtggatctagcttagtCACGatctacccggtagggtgtcgagattGGTCTGGCAATTTCGGTGAAGCCTGGCGTCTGGTTTGCTGGTGCCCCTGCAACCCAAACCCGGTGATACGCCGCGTATGATTCAACTGGGCACCAACGAAAAGTTCCccagcggcggaatttctctcgaaacccgatttgggGTATCACGGCGActttctagccaatggcgctacttcATTGGTCCCtttgccacttcctctgcagctcggaaagTATACTCGTAGCCACTTTGTTGACAGCGTCCtaggtatgctcgtcgtggcacatctcttcgacgatactgtcaactgtcacaccaggcatacccgAACTTCTTCAAACCTAGGGCATtagaagaccacgtgttccggtgtctcttgcacgtacGCACAATTCGGGCAAAGCGATGACGAAGCTTGTTCAAATCGATGcaatgcttccggaagtacttgcatcagTTTGAATCAGTTCCGAGTTCGCGGGTTCTTAGTTACAGAATCGACAAAAGTAATCTACATCCCGCATCCGGTGATCCACTATGTGACCTCATATGAGATGTCCAAGTTCGTCATCCATTTTATATTGAACTGTGGTCAAGACAGGATTTAGGTCGAGTTCCCTTATTATACTCAGGtgaccatttaaatccctatcaAGTAGTGGTTTACCCTTTAGCGCTCTATGTTAAAATTTTATCGCAATCTCCTGCTTGTTCCTAATCGTTGGAAATATTGCAGCGACATCTCGTTGAATGAAACCTGTAATTGTACTAGTCCGTTCATCAAAACTGCAGCTCTTGGAGTTGTATGGTCTTTGGAATATACTAACTTGTGAGCCGTGGAATTTAAAATAAGGATTGAAAGTTTATTTGATCACGGCTCCTGTATGAAAGCGATGTCTAGGCGCTCCTTGGTGAACCTCCGGGCAAGAACTCTTGTGGCACTTTTTGTGCGATGAAGGTTCACGTTTGCTGCTCATTGTTTGGGTGTTTTCGGCAGTCGATTTTTTGGGCcaatgcttttttttttttttttacaatggagaagacctt carries:
- the LOC131686851 gene encoding exportin-4-like, giving the protein MEESLLKDLETAAHIIMAPPTVVSREQRQQSEAIFMNFRRTKSPYVLCQTILEKSVVDLVLFEAADVLKKAVVAEWMSIPDRDKASLRQYLLNYIIQRDIPVFIRDKLLQVVAIMIKRASLEDLGVERGQIIEETKKMLTSGDIKQQILSCSITLAILEEYCNIVRSDDTGLTTHEHFRAKKQFEVSDLLKVFVMTLQAMEQLIKVFDASHSMHLYLFKQMLSVMETILAWGFLLPKLQIVRFLQPSLSKKIIDTSETVTKALHAPPLRLHAQWKNVVFEPKLLEIFFYIYWKIRDNEDLQPKALICILQLSTLKGPIITDNKEESITYLTNYLTHFLSMLNTIEIKEKEAYSFSLILRKLLQLLPRAQIKDLPNSLCDAFMQQTLAMTLKFIELAAMEEAMTPDETVYIDALGNLLEIWLYVLNDKENYPAEVMVPFITQMFEKYIQYHLAAPDGMRGVGRDYESIDEIADFEESDRERFKEQLIIIGYFGREILTHSLSLLSKLLEDRTRNLGTQLHLLHSTKTMSASSSKTMVNLFEDIHWILLVTGHVLALEADGESAMIPGEILQLCTQQIANGVTDVTNSLKLLASPSQDIQEIPNAVINADPVIRLIAAGFRLCELEKSAIEVRMYQFLSPELSSTLVWFLRRWSDAYLMPVNEEYVSTIFRQAFGTGTPGSVWVINYLLNKICLNAQFLRAEQSVVEETCELFLVLLKRKDRCRAIFNSEFFRSICDLKSVDLPATAKRKLLKGFVMVASSVESEAMRAEYLGKILAPIEEKYKMLISHQNFQSVYQEEHVKLKVIEILEELIGCVQGAYQNSLTIIFTKIQCICKELPIFLDLYHNYAVIVELILELVCEIVSVIGNVTSEQVIRTAVHDCCFSVIRIYVKNNSNRVSLGAANTDSDPVDLILILKLLNYLTSKPLFTDDLLLTGSDESNAQSSEICIFGLTHIVPLITIDLIKYPDLCLQYYSTITSFIEEKYSIIPNLHPDLLKQLLGSIELGLSSFTSEIESKCLEFLEMYANNVYFNQDPQAPMAQLLRPFLKLSLDMILGQKIDLNNTMDWYRMLFVVICCFPDHFKELLNNFLSELLDPEHVITSDVVLSITSLLNDMEYVNNRMTKSKFVERFDRFVANFSSMYKK